One Desulfonatronum thiodismutans genomic window, TTCTCTTTTTTTCTCCCTCCCCCTTTCTCTCTTCCCTTCGTCTTTTCGTAGCTACCCAGCTTGAGATTTGGAAAAGGTACCTGTTCAAAACTTGCGACAAGCATGACCTGGATACCCGTTTTAGCGGGAAAGACTTTTTTCAATGTCGGCTCCGAGTCAGTCATGCCCGCGAAAGCGGGTATCCATGTCGGTTTTTCAAGGATGGAAGCGTCTTCTTTCGTTCCCAGGTCGGATCGTGATTTTCGAGACGTTGCGTTTCTTCGGACAATTGTCATCTTCCCGTCATATTGCTGTAACAATTCCTTCCTATGTTCACGGGCATGGAAAATGGCCTTGGACGGTTCGCCATGTCGGCGGGCTGAAAGCGGCACACATCAACGGGAGGAATTACTCTTATGCGGAAGATTATTGCGACTGTCATGCTTTTTGGAATGCTCGTAGCGGGCAATGCGTCCGCCCAGGTTTCCGTGGATCCGGCCCTGCCGGAATACACCCCGGTTTCCGGTATTTCCGGCAACCTGTCCAGCATGGGCTCGGACACCCTGAACAACCTGATGACCCTCTGGGCCGAGGCATTTCAGGGCTACTACCCCAACGTGAACATCCAGATCCAGGGTGCCGGCTCGTCCACCGCGCCTCCGGCTTTGATCGAGGCCACGGCCAGCTTCGGCCCCATGAGCCGGGAAATGCGGGCCACGGAAATCGAGCAGTTTGAGCAGCGTTTTGGGTATCAGCCCACCAAGGTGACCACGGCCGTGGACACCATCGCCGTGTACCTGAACAAGGACAACCCCCTTGATTGTCTTTCCATCCCCGAGGTTGACGCCATCTTCTCCGCCACTCGCCGCTGCGGTCACGGCGAGGACGTCACCCGTTGGGGGCAGGTCGGCCTGACCGGCGCCTGGGCCAACCGCGACTTCACCATCTACAGCCGTAACGCCGTGTCCGGCACCTACGGCTTCTTCAAAGACGTGGCCTTGTGCGGCGGTGACTACAAGCCGACCATCAACGAACAGCCCGGCTCCGCCTCCGTGGTCCAGGGCGTGACCGAGTCCATCAACGGCATCGGCTACTCCGGGATCGGCTACATCACCTCCGGCGTGAAGGCCGCGTCCATCAACATGGGCGGAACCTGTTACGAACCCAACGCGGAAAATGCAGCCTCCGGCAACTACCCGCTGGCTCGGGGTTTGTTTCTGTACGTGAATAAGAACCCCACCGAGCCGCTGGCCCCGGTGGAGCGGGAATTCCTGCGTCTGGTGCTCTCCAAGCAGGGCCAGGAAGTG contains:
- a CDS encoding PstS family phosphate ABC transporter substrate-binding protein, with protein sequence MRKIIATVMLFGMLVAGNASAQVSVDPALPEYTPVSGISGNLSSMGSDTLNNLMTLWAEAFQGYYPNVNIQIQGAGSSTAPPALIEATASFGPMSREMRATEIEQFEQRFGYQPTKVTTAVDTIAVYLNKDNPLDCLSIPEVDAIFSATRRCGHGEDVTRWGQVGLTGAWANRDFTIYSRNAVSGTYGFFKDVALCGGDYKPTINEQPGSASVVQGVTESINGIGYSGIGYITSGVKAASINMGGTCYEPNAENAASGNYPLARGLFLYVNKNPTEPLAPVEREFLRLVLSKQGQEVVVRDGYIPLPETVAAQVRAQIGL